In one Parageobacillus genomosp. 1 genomic region, the following are encoded:
- the hpaE gene encoding 5-carboxymethyl-2-hydroxymuconate semialdehyde dehydrogenase, which yields MARKISNVLHYINGEFVEGSAGKYFENINPFTNEPINQVAEGFKEDIDAAVRAAKAAFDDGPWRTMSVHERMQYVLRIADLIEKYADDISYLESLDTGIPISQAQKQAARAAENFRFYAEMVKTRMVGEAYHVDGQFLNYTIYKPVGVAGLITPWNTPFMLETWKVAPALATGNTVVLKPAEWSPLTANKLAEIIHEAGLPKGVFNVVHGFGETAGAALVAHPDVRLISFTGETKTGTEIIKNSADTLKKTSMELGGKSPLIVFADADLERALDAAVWGIFSLNGERCTANSRLFVEQSIYDSFVEKLKERVNNIVIGDPMDPATELGPLIHRDHWERVVNYIEIAKQEGAEVYAASVPEELKKGNFVPPTLLLNCRNDMKVAQEEIFGPVMAVMSFETEEEVIRMANDVKYGLAAYVWTNDMKRGHRIAQALESGMAWVNSQNIRDLRIPFGGTKYSGIGREGGHYSFDFYTEVQVVHVAIGDHPIPKFGKAKQPSTASVEQR from the coding sequence ATGGCAAGAAAAATAAGCAATGTGCTTCATTATATTAACGGCGAGTTTGTCGAAGGATCCGCAGGAAAATACTTCGAAAATATTAATCCCTTTACGAATGAGCCGATTAATCAAGTCGCAGAAGGATTCAAAGAGGATATTGATGCGGCGGTCCGTGCGGCGAAAGCAGCGTTTGATGATGGGCCGTGGCGGACGATGTCCGTTCATGAAAGAATGCAATATGTTTTGCGTATCGCTGATCTTATCGAGAAATACGCGGATGACATTTCTTACTTGGAGTCGCTAGATACGGGGATTCCGATTAGCCAAGCGCAAAAACAGGCAGCCCGCGCGGCGGAAAACTTTCGCTTTTACGCCGAAATGGTAAAAACCCGTATGGTCGGGGAGGCGTATCATGTTGATGGGCAATTTCTTAACTATACGATTTATAAACCAGTTGGTGTCGCTGGGCTGATTACGCCATGGAACACTCCGTTTATGCTCGAGACGTGGAAGGTGGCGCCAGCGTTAGCGACCGGCAATACGGTGGTGCTGAAGCCGGCGGAATGGTCACCGCTCACGGCAAACAAGCTGGCGGAAATCATCCACGAAGCGGGGCTGCCAAAAGGAGTGTTTAACGTCGTTCACGGCTTTGGCGAAACGGCAGGCGCCGCGCTTGTCGCCCATCCTGATGTCCGTCTCATCTCTTTTACCGGCGAAACGAAAACAGGGACGGAAATTATTAAAAACAGCGCCGATACATTGAAAAAGACATCGATGGAACTTGGCGGAAAATCGCCGCTAATTGTGTTTGCGGATGCCGATTTGGAGCGGGCGCTCGATGCGGCGGTATGGGGCATTTTCTCCCTCAACGGGGAACGATGCACCGCCAACTCCCGCCTGTTTGTCGAACAATCGATTTACGATTCCTTTGTCGAGAAGCTAAAAGAAAGGGTAAACAACATTGTCATCGGCGACCCGATGGACCCAGCGACAGAATTAGGGCCGCTGATTCACCGCGATCATTGGGAACGGGTTGTCAACTATATCGAGATCGCCAAGCAGGAAGGTGCGGAAGTGTATGCGGCAAGCGTGCCGGAGGAGCTGAAGAAAGGAAACTTTGTTCCGCCTACGCTGCTGCTAAACTGCCGTAATGATATGAAAGTGGCGCAGGAAGAAATTTTCGGTCCAGTAATGGCAGTCATGTCTTTTGAAACGGAGGAAGAAGTAATCCGCATGGCGAATGACGTCAAATATGGTCTAGCGGCGTATGTGTGGACGAATGATATGAAACGTGGCCATCGCATCGCCCAGGCGCTTGAAAGCGGCATGGCATGGGTCAATTCGCAAAACATTAGAGATTTGCGCATTCCGTTTGGCGGCACGAAATACAGCGGGATCGGACGGGAAGGCGGGCATTACAGTTTTGATTTTTACACAGAAGTGCAAGTCGTTCATGTGGCGATCGGCGACCATCCAATTCCGAAATTTGGGAAAGCAAAGCAGCCTTCCACCGCTTCTGTCGAACAGCGATAA
- a CDS encoding LysR family transcriptional regulator — translation MVDIRHLKYFTTIVEEGQITKAAKKLHMAQPPLSQQLKQLEETLGVTLLDRNAKKLELTQPGKILYKKAKQLLQQLEDAILEVREIEEGTNGVLSIGCVKSCFYYLSEIIQPFHQSFPNVKFHLREGDSFFICELLKQREIDIGIVRLPIDSYHYEMIRLPSDPYVAVLPKQWNISKPHMYMKEFADVPLLLLHRIQGKGQYELVIHECRRHGFEPKVICECPDATILLSLVSKGVGATIVPKSTVSFFRLPDICVLDIIDSSIEAEAAAIIEKNRYVAKSVHHFLAILQEKFHDKIKN, via the coding sequence ATGGTCGATATCAGGCATTTAAAATACTTTACGACGATCGTCGAAGAAGGGCAAATTACAAAAGCGGCAAAAAAGTTGCATATGGCACAACCGCCATTAAGCCAGCAGCTCAAACAGCTAGAGGAAACGCTCGGAGTTACATTATTGGATCGAAACGCCAAAAAGCTGGAGTTAACGCAGCCAGGGAAAATTTTATATAAAAAAGCAAAACAGCTGCTTCAGCAGTTAGAAGATGCCATTTTAGAAGTCCGCGAAATCGAAGAAGGAACAAATGGGGTGTTGTCCATCGGCTGTGTCAAATCGTGCTTTTACTATTTATCGGAAATCATTCAGCCTTTCCATCAATCGTTTCCAAATGTGAAATTTCATTTACGTGAAGGAGATAGTTTTTTCATCTGCGAGTTATTGAAACAGCGGGAAATTGACATCGGGATCGTCCGTCTTCCTATTGATTCTTATCACTATGAAATGATTCGCTTGCCAAGCGACCCTTATGTCGCCGTCCTCCCGAAGCAATGGAACATTTCTAAACCGCATATGTATATGAAAGAGTTTGCGGATGTTCCTCTCCTTCTTCTTCACCGCATCCAAGGAAAAGGACAATACGAACTCGTCATCCATGAATGCCGGCGCCACGGCTTCGAACCAAAAGTCATTTGCGAGTGCCCTGATGCAACGATTTTGCTCTCCCTCGTTTCCAAAGGGGTCGGCGCAACCATCGTCCCCAAATCGACCGTTTCTTTTTTCCGCCTCCCAGACATTTGCGTGCTTGATATTATTGATTCTTCCATTGAGGCAGAAGCAGCGGCAATCATTGAAAAAAATCGCTATGTTGCTAAAAGCGTTCATCACTTTTTAGCGATTTTGCAAGAAAAATTTCATGACAAAATAAAAAATTAA
- the hpaB gene encoding 4-hydroxyphenylacetate 3-monooxygenase, oxygenase component, with product MPAKTGKEYIERLKKAKSSVYIHGEKVEDVTEHPAFKNVIQSMARLYDLQYEKPDKMLYTSPTTGNPVGMTYIQPTTKEELIARREATQEWARTSAGMMGRSPDYLNAEVMAMGIANDLFAEDDPMFAENAKNYYEYARENDISLTHTLIHPQMNRSKALHEQKDANVPLHLVEKRKDGIIVSGIRLLATQGGITDEILVFPSTVKKSGSGEDPYSLAFAIPNNTPGVKFICREAFDYGRNHWDHPLASRFEEGDAIVSFENVFVPWERVFVCGNSSICNRTFRETNAVVHMSHQVVAKNIVKTEFILGVTLCIMDAIGIDQFQHVKDKGTEIMLVLETMRSHLYRAEHNAKPDRWGTMTPDFAALDAARNWYPRIYPRLAEIVRILGASGMMAIPTEADFQNEEIGDIVRRAMQGANIDGYERVQLFRLAWDMTMSAFGSRQTHYEYYFFGDPIRMGMAYFDGYEKDYYKNLIYEFLGTPKSVHIPANAHLNP from the coding sequence ATGCCTGCAAAAACAGGGAAGGAATATATCGAACGGCTAAAGAAGGCGAAAAGCAGTGTTTATATTCACGGCGAAAAAGTAGAAGACGTAACCGAACATCCCGCGTTTAAAAACGTCATCCAGTCGATGGCCCGTCTATATGACCTCCAATATGAAAAGCCGGACAAAATGCTTTATACGTCGCCAACGACGGGGAATCCAGTTGGCATGACGTATATTCAGCCAACGACAAAAGAAGAATTGATCGCCAGACGGGAAGCGACGCAGGAATGGGCGCGCACCTCGGCGGGAATGATGGGCCGTTCGCCAGATTACTTAAACGCGGAAGTGATGGCGATGGGAATCGCCAATGATCTTTTCGCTGAAGATGATCCAATGTTTGCCGAGAATGCGAAAAACTATTACGAATACGCGCGCGAAAACGACATCAGCCTGACACACACGTTAATTCATCCGCAAATGAACCGCTCGAAAGCCCTTCACGAACAAAAAGACGCCAACGTTCCATTGCATTTAGTAGAAAAAAGAAAAGACGGCATTATCGTCAGCGGCATTCGCCTGCTGGCAACGCAAGGCGGCATTACCGATGAAATTTTAGTCTTCCCGTCCACGGTCAAAAAATCGGGATCAGGAGAAGATCCGTATTCGCTCGCCTTTGCGATCCCAAATAATACGCCAGGGGTTAAATTTATTTGCCGCGAAGCGTTTGACTACGGCAGAAACCATTGGGATCATCCGCTAGCTTCCCGCTTTGAAGAGGGGGATGCGATCGTTTCCTTTGAAAACGTATTCGTACCGTGGGAGCGCGTGTTTGTCTGTGGAAATTCATCTATTTGCAACCGGACGTTCCGCGAAACGAACGCGGTTGTTCATATGTCCCACCAAGTGGTGGCGAAAAACATCGTCAAAACCGAATTTATTCTTGGCGTAACGCTTTGCATTATGGATGCGATTGGCATCGACCAGTTCCAGCATGTCAAAGACAAAGGAACGGAAATTATGCTCGTGCTCGAGACAATGCGCAGCCATTTGTATCGTGCTGAGCATAATGCGAAACCGGACCGCTGGGGAACCATGACGCCGGATTTTGCCGCTCTTGATGCAGCGCGAAATTGGTATCCGCGCATTTACCCGCGCCTTGCCGAAATTGTTCGCATTCTAGGCGCTTCCGGCATGATGGCGATTCCGACGGAGGCCGATTTCCAGAATGAAGAGATTGGCGATATCGTGCGGCGCGCTATGCAGGGGGCGAATATTGACGGATATGAGCGCGTGCAGTTGTTCCGCCTTGCCTGGGACATGACGATGAGTGCGTTTGGCAGCCGGCAGACGCATTATGAATATTACTTTTTTGGTGATCCGATCCGCATGGGGATGGCTTATTTCGACGGTTACGAGAAAGATTACTATAAAAATTTAATTTATGAATTTTTAGGAACACCAAAAAGCGTTCATATTCCAGCCAATGCCCATTTAAATCCGTAA
- a CDS encoding 5-carboxymethyl-2-hydroxymuconate Delta-isomerase codes for MPHFILEYTDNISEEANIRELLRKVHEVLISRSDLFPIGGIRSRAIPLKEYYVADGTEDDAFVHGTLKIGAGRSEEDKRAVCEEIFRVMKEHFAPLFEKRYLALSLELYEFSEAGTYKHNNIHQRYRKR; via the coding sequence ATGCCTCATTTCATTTTAGAGTATACCGATAATATTAGCGAAGAGGCGAATATTCGCGAGTTATTGCGGAAAGTTCATGAAGTATTGATTTCACGCAGCGACTTGTTTCCGATCGGCGGCATTCGCTCACGGGCGATACCATTAAAAGAATATTACGTTGCCGACGGTACCGAGGATGACGCGTTTGTGCATGGTACGCTGAAAATCGGCGCCGGCCGCTCGGAGGAAGATAAACGGGCGGTATGCGAAGAAATATTCCGCGTGATGAAAGAACATTTCGCTCCATTGTTCGAAAAGCGCTATTTAGCTTTATCTCTAGAATTATATGAATTTAGTGAAGCGGGGACTTATAAACATAATAATATTCACCAGCGCTACCGAAAGCGATAA
- the hpaD gene encoding 3,4-dihydroxyphenylacetate 2,3-dioxygenase: MTFSIIRCARAVLHVTDLNASRDFYERALGFVVTEADDMHLYLRGLEEYHHHSLLLKKAKQPGVEAISYKVYSEADLEALYQFFAEKQMNPKWIEVGEQRAVGRAFRVQDVSGLPLEFFANMETVERLLQRYDLYRGAGVQRIDHFNCAVADVQKAYDFYVNELGFACSEYTETEDKKLWAAWLHRKQNVHDVAFMNGKGPRLHHIGFWLSDQLSLIHACDVLAAMGYASSIERGPGRHGLSNAFFLYLRDPDGHRIELYNGDYLTSDPDFKPIRWDINDPRRQTFWGHQAPDSWFEEASIVLDVHSGKPVEVKEPMLQQMKPTFII, from the coding sequence ATGACATTTTCTATTATCCGCTGTGCAAGAGCCGTATTGCATGTGACCGATTTAAACGCTTCGCGCGATTTTTATGAACGCGCACTCGGATTTGTCGTGACAGAAGCGGACGATATGCATCTATATTTGCGGGGATTAGAAGAATACCATCACCATAGCTTGTTGCTCAAAAAAGCGAAGCAACCTGGGGTGGAAGCGATCAGCTATAAAGTTTATTCCGAGGCGGACTTAGAAGCGCTATATCAATTTTTTGCCGAAAAACAAATGAACCCGAAATGGATCGAAGTCGGTGAGCAGCGCGCCGTCGGAAGAGCTTTCCGCGTTCAGGACGTATCGGGACTGCCGCTGGAGTTTTTTGCGAACATGGAGACGGTGGAGCGCTTGTTGCAGCGCTATGATTTATATCGCGGAGCCGGGGTGCAGCGCATTGACCATTTTAACTGCGCAGTGGCGGATGTGCAAAAAGCGTATGATTTTTATGTAAACGAGCTTGGCTTTGCCTGCTCGGAATATACGGAAACGGAAGACAAGAAATTATGGGCTGCCTGGCTGCACCGCAAACAAAATGTGCACGATGTGGCATTTATGAATGGAAAAGGGCCGCGTTTGCATCATATCGGCTTTTGGCTTTCCGACCAGCTTAGTCTGATTCACGCGTGCGATGTGCTTGCGGCGATGGGATATGCGTCAAGCATTGAGCGCGGGCCGGGGCGCCACGGGCTGTCGAACGCCTTTTTCCTTTATTTGCGCGACCCAGACGGTCATCGGATCGAATTATACAATGGCGATTATTTAACGAGCGACCCGGATTTTAAGCCGATTCGCTGGGATATTAATGATCCGCGTCGTCAAACGTTCTGGGGGCATCAGGCGCCGGACAGCTGGTTTGAAGAAGCATCGATCGTGCTGGATGTGCATAGTGGCAAGCCGGTTGAAGTGAAGGAGCCGATGCTGCAACAAATGAAACCGACTTTTATCATCTAA
- a CDS encoding fumarylacetoacetate hydrolase family protein, which translates to MKRARIAFNGTVCEAVVEENGQLRLPNGWVVKEEEVVWLPPVEPRTIFALGLNYADHASELSFSAPKEPLLFFKGRNTLIGHRGKTPRPADATFMHYECELAVVIGKTARNVKAEEAYDYVLGYTVANDYAVRDYLENYYRPNFRVKNRDASTPLGPWLVDKADVADPMNLTLRTYVNGNIVQEGNTRDMIFTIPFLIEYISSFMTLQAGDIILTGTPKGAVNVESGDEVVTEIERIGRLINYVV; encoded by the coding sequence ATGAAACGCGCACGCATAGCGTTTAACGGGACGGTTTGTGAAGCGGTCGTCGAAGAAAACGGGCAACTTCGTTTGCCTAACGGTTGGGTCGTAAAAGAGGAGGAAGTAGTTTGGCTTCCTCCTGTGGAACCGCGCACCATTTTCGCGCTCGGGCTAAATTATGCCGATCATGCCAGCGAATTGTCGTTTTCCGCACCAAAAGAGCCGCTTCTTTTCTTCAAAGGGAGAAATACGTTAATCGGCCATCGCGGCAAGACGCCAAGACCAGCCGATGCGACGTTTATGCATTACGAATGCGAGCTCGCCGTTGTGATCGGCAAAACGGCGCGCAATGTGAAAGCCGAAGAGGCGTATGACTATGTGCTCGGCTATACCGTTGCCAATGATTATGCGGTTCGCGATTATTTAGAAAATTATTATCGACCCAATTTCCGCGTGAAAAACCGCGACGCTTCGACACCGCTAGGACCATGGCTCGTGGATAAAGCGGATGTTGCCGATCCCATGAACTTGACGCTGCGGACATATGTGAACGGGAACATCGTGCAGGAAGGCAATACGCGCGACATGATTTTTACGATTCCGTTTTTGATTGAATATATTAGCAGCTTTATGACATTGCAAGCGGGAGATATCATTCTGACGGGCACTCCGAAAGGAGCGGTGAACGTAGAGAGTGGCGATGAGGTTGTAACGGAAATCGAGCGAATCGGCCGTTTAATCAATTACGTTGTCTAG
- a CDS encoding branched-chain amino acid ABC transporter permease, with the protein MDVWSQFVQLLFSGLTVGSIYALVALGFVITYSITGILNLAQGDFAMLGALLCITFVNSDVPFVIAILLSIIAVMAAGGLFERLAIHPARNSSVATLIIITIGAAFVFRGIAIFIWGTQPYALRPFTGNESLQIFGAVIQTQNLWAIAISLVSLIALYIFFNKTYMGKAVTACVVNPFAARLMGIQPRKMSLGAIAVSAGLGALAGIVIAPISGASYDMGVMIGLKAFIAAVIGGLTNAPAAIAGAFIIGILEAFTEGYLSSGYKDAISFGLLLLVLFFMPNGIFAKMSGKRV; encoded by the coding sequence GTGGATGTATGGAGCCAGTTCGTGCAGCTGCTTTTTTCCGGTTTGACAGTAGGCAGCATCTACGCTTTAGTGGCGCTTGGGTTTGTCATTACGTACAGCATTACCGGCATTTTAAACCTCGCACAGGGCGATTTTGCGATGCTTGGAGCGCTTCTTTGTATCACGTTTGTCAACAGCGATGTTCCTTTTGTCATCGCTATATTGCTTAGCATTATTGCTGTAATGGCAGCAGGGGGATTATTTGAACGACTAGCGATTCATCCAGCGAGAAACTCATCGGTTGCGACGTTAATTATCATAACCATTGGAGCGGCCTTTGTTTTTCGGGGAATTGCCATTTTTATCTGGGGCACGCAGCCTTATGCACTGCGCCCGTTTACTGGAAATGAATCTCTGCAAATATTCGGGGCGGTTATTCAAACGCAAAATTTATGGGCGATTGCCATTTCTTTAGTAAGTTTAATCGCATTATATATTTTCTTTAATAAAACCTATATGGGAAAAGCGGTAACCGCTTGTGTCGTGAATCCGTTTGCCGCTCGCCTGATGGGGATCCAGCCGCGCAAAATGTCATTGGGGGCCATTGCGGTCAGCGCAGGTCTCGGAGCATTGGCAGGAATTGTTATTGCGCCGATTTCCGGTGCTTCGTATGACATGGGAGTAATGATCGGACTAAAGGCGTTTATCGCCGCGGTAATTGGCGGGCTGACCAACGCACCTGCTGCTATTGCCGGCGCTTTTATCATCGGTATTTTAGAGGCGTTTACAGAAGGATATTTGTCTTCGGGATATAAAGATGCCATCAGCTTCGGATTGCTTTTGCTTGTGCTGTTCTTTATGCCAAACGGCATTTTCGCCAAGATGTCGGGAAAACGGGTATAG
- the hpaI gene encoding 2,4-dihydroxyhept-2-ene-1,7-dioic acid aldolase, which yields MTYEEVKQRLRGSIAPVITPFDSEGNIDFETMKKLINWQIESGSHGISVTGTSGEPSSLTLEERKKVIETAKNTINGRVPFVPATGSTNHAETLELTKFAQEIGADAAMVIVPYYNRPSQHALYKHFKAIADAVDIPIIIYNIPGRTAVNLEVRTMARLVEDCPNIIGAKESNKDFEHVNRVLLYCGRDFLLFSGIELLCYPMLAIGGAGSISATANVVPEKVAQMHNAWFEGDVKRAQELHFELMELNDVLFIETNPGPVKAALGMMGKITPKLRLPLDLPSEENQEKIRRTLVKYGLLTEVTS from the coding sequence ATGACTTATGAAGAAGTAAAACAAAGATTGCGAGGATCGATCGCTCCCGTTATTACGCCATTTGACAGCGAAGGGAATATCGATTTTGAAACGATGAAAAAATTGATTAACTGGCAGATTGAAAGCGGAAGCCACGGCATTTCCGTCACGGGTACATCCGGAGAGCCGAGCTCGCTGACGTTAGAAGAGCGGAAAAAAGTGATAGAAACGGCCAAAAATACGATTAATGGAAGGGTGCCGTTTGTGCCGGCGACCGGTTCGACGAACCATGCCGAAACGTTGGAACTGACGAAATTCGCGCAGGAAATCGGGGCGGATGCGGCGATGGTCATTGTTCCTTATTACAACCGCCCGTCCCAGCATGCGCTTTATAAACATTTTAAAGCGATTGCCGATGCGGTCGATATCCCGATTATTATTTATAACATTCCCGGTAGAACAGCTGTTAATTTAGAAGTGCGCACGATGGCGCGTTTGGTTGAGGATTGCCCAAATATCATCGGGGCGAAAGAGTCGAATAAAGATTTTGAACATGTCAACCGCGTTCTTTTGTATTGCGGCAGAGATTTTCTCTTATTCTCGGGCATTGAGCTATTATGCTATCCAATGCTGGCGATTGGCGGCGCGGGTTCGATCAGCGCCACCGCCAACGTCGTTCCGGAAAAAGTAGCACAAATGCATAACGCCTGGTTCGAAGGTGATGTAAAGCGAGCGCAAGAGCTTCATTTTGAACTGATGGAACTAAATGATGTGCTATTTATTGAAACAAATCCAGGGCCGGTGAAAGCGGCGCTTGGGATGATGGGAAAAATTACACCGAAACTGCGCTTGCCGCTGGATTTGCCGAGTGAAGAAAATCAAGAAAAAATCCGGAGAACATTGGTGAAATACGGGCTGTTAACCGAAGTAACGTCGTAA
- a CDS encoding ABC transporter substrate-binding protein, with protein MRKFFSAAVFILFAVILVACGKEPANGSKSEVIKIGGIFSASGGAAPLGKPEMETIKMLVKELNEKGGINGKKIELIAYDDKSDQNEAVLSTKKLIEQEKVTAIIGGTISGNSLAMIPQIEKAGIPYISLAASKQIVNPNDHSPRNWTFKTAQGDDIVINKLLSYLKEQGLTKVAWLNVANAYGTSGHDEFKRFAPDYGVEAVIEEEFEATVDDAKAMLTRVKKANPQAIIVWGTAQESAVVTKNIHQLGINIPVIESHGIGTKSFIDLAGEAAEGVIFPVGRILVADQLPDSDPQKETLLKYKEDFEKTYNYEPTTFGGHAWDAFHLLVNAIKAGGTDKEKIREALENTKNFVGISGVFNMEKNNHTGLTADSLVMVQIKDGKFVLAE; from the coding sequence ATGAGAAAGTTTTTCTCCGCTGCGGTATTTATTTTATTTGCTGTTATTCTTGTTGCGTGTGGGAAGGAACCTGCAAACGGCTCTAAATCGGAAGTGATTAAGATTGGCGGCATCTTCTCTGCTTCCGGGGGTGCTGCGCCATTAGGCAAGCCGGAGATGGAAACGATCAAGATGCTCGTCAAAGAATTGAATGAAAAGGGCGGAATTAATGGCAAAAAAATAGAGCTTATTGCATATGACGATAAGTCCGACCAAAATGAGGCGGTATTATCGACGAAAAAATTGATTGAACAAGAGAAAGTCACAGCGATTATTGGTGGTACGATCAGCGGCAATTCACTTGCGATGATTCCTCAAATTGAAAAAGCAGGCATTCCGTACATTTCCCTCGCTGCTAGCAAACAAATTGTCAATCCAAATGATCATTCTCCGCGAAACTGGACGTTTAAAACTGCCCAAGGTGATGATATCGTCATTAATAAATTATTAAGCTATTTAAAAGAACAAGGCTTGACAAAAGTAGCGTGGTTGAATGTTGCTAACGCCTACGGAACAAGCGGACATGATGAATTTAAACGGTTTGCTCCAGATTATGGGGTCGAAGCGGTTATCGAAGAAGAATTTGAGGCGACCGTAGACGACGCCAAGGCGATGCTGACGAGGGTGAAAAAAGCCAATCCGCAAGCGATTATCGTATGGGGAACCGCCCAAGAATCCGCAGTTGTTACAAAAAATATTCATCAGTTAGGCATTAATATACCAGTGATTGAAAGCCATGGAATCGGTACAAAGAGCTTTATTGATTTAGCGGGAGAAGCAGCGGAAGGAGTGATCTTCCCAGTTGGGCGCATTCTAGTGGCAGACCAATTACCGGATAGTGATCCGCAAAAAGAAACGTTGCTGAAGTATAAGGAAGATTTTGAAAAAACGTATAACTACGAACCAACTACATTTGGTGGACATGCGTGGGATGCGTTCCACCTATTAGTGAATGCCATTAAAGCAGGAGGAACAGATAAAGAAAAAATAAGAGAGGCGTTGGAAAATACGAAAAACTTTGTTGGGATATCCGGGGTCTTTAATATGGAGAAGAACAATCATACCGGATTGACTGCGGATAGCTTAGTAATGGTGCAAATCAAAGATGGCAAGTTTGTGCTTGCGGAGTAA
- a CDS encoding fumarylacetoacetate hydrolase family protein, protein MAKAFFRLTGIPHTMESEVNVKKNTVMIHGKEYDASRLKWEAPEIGTIYGVLLNYKDEWEKFLEQMTKPPYYQPPKAPILYMKPANTINVHGGCVPLPKGVDQLQVGGALGVVIGQTATKVRKGEAFDYIAGYTIVNDVAIPHEAIYRPAVKERARDGFAPIGPWIIEKNEVDNPDELDIRVFVNGQLVQQDNTKNLLRSIATLLEEITEFMTLYKGDVLLVGVPDDAPLVQAGDHVRIEIEEVGSLENIIVPEGDWIKETGYDETRTHSV, encoded by the coding sequence ATGGCTAAGGCGTTTTTTCGCCTAACCGGCATTCCGCATACGATGGAATCCGAAGTAAATGTCAAAAAGAATACGGTTATGATTCATGGAAAAGAATACGATGCGAGCCGGCTAAAATGGGAAGCACCGGAAATCGGCACGATTTACGGTGTGCTTTTAAACTATAAGGATGAATGGGAAAAATTCCTCGAGCAGATGACCAAACCGCCGTATTACCAACCGCCTAAAGCTCCCATTTTGTATATGAAACCGGCCAATACGATCAACGTGCACGGCGGATGCGTGCCGCTCCCAAAAGGGGTAGATCAGTTGCAAGTCGGGGGGGCGCTCGGAGTGGTCATCGGCCAAACGGCGACAAAAGTCCGTAAAGGGGAAGCTTTCGACTATATTGCGGGATATACGATCGTCAACGATGTCGCGATCCCGCATGAAGCGATTTACCGTCCAGCTGTTAAAGAGCGCGCAAGGGACGGTTTTGCCCCGATCGGGCCATGGATTATTGAAAAAAATGAGGTAGATAATCCCGATGAACTAGATATCCGTGTTTTTGTCAATGGACAGTTAGTTCAGCAGGATAATACGAAAAACTTGCTGCGTTCGATCGCTACCCTTTTAGAAGAGATTACGGAATTTATGACATTGTACAAAGGCGATGTGCTGCTTGTCGGTGTGCCGGATGATGCGCCGCTTGTGCAGGCGGGTGATCACGTGCGCATCGAAATCGAAGAAGTTGGCAGTTTGGAAAATATCATTGTGCCGGAAGGAGACTGGATAAAGGAGACAGGATATGATGAAACGCGCACGCATAGCGTTTAA
- a CDS encoding GntR family transcriptional regulator has translation MEAKVKNKTQIAYEYILSRIEKGTYGPGYRIVIDQIARELSLSSIPVREAIRQLEAEGWIQYKPYTGAVVSNINEKEYVETLSVLAVLEGYATALSSSNMKEGTIQQLTTVNEKMEQALHEFNFELFSELNYEFHSLIYKHCGNAYLEEQIKQIWQRMRRIRAYGFTFVPQRAKESIKEHAEIVRLLKEKAPPKEIEHFVRQHKLNTAEAFKQR, from the coding sequence ATGGAAGCAAAAGTAAAAAACAAGACGCAAATTGCCTATGAATATATTCTTTCTCGGATTGAAAAAGGCACCTACGGTCCGGGATACCGGATTGTCATTGATCAAATTGCCAGAGAGCTGAGTTTGAGCAGCATTCCGGTTCGCGAAGCGATTCGCCAGCTTGAAGCGGAAGGGTGGATTCAGTATAAACCTTACACTGGTGCCGTCGTCAGCAATATTAACGAGAAAGAATATGTAGAAACGTTATCGGTTCTCGCGGTATTGGAAGGATACGCCACAGCGCTGAGCTCGAGCAATATGAAGGAGGGAACGATTCAGCAGCTAACAACAGTGAACGAAAAAATGGAGCAAGCGCTGCACGAGTTTAATTTCGAGTTATTTAGCGAATTGAATTACGAGTTTCACTCCCTTATTTACAAACATTGCGGCAACGCGTATTTAGAGGAGCAAATTAAGCAAATTTGGCAGCGGATGAGACGAATCCGCGCTTACGGCTTCACCTTTGTGCCGCAACGGGCGAAAGAATCGATTAAAGAACATGCTGAAATTGTTCGTTTATTAAAAGAAAAAGCGCCACCAAAAGAGATCGAGCACTTTGTCCGCCAACATAAATTAAATACAGCGGAAGCATTTAAACAACGTTAG